A genome region from Gigantopelta aegis isolate Gae_Host chromosome 3, Gae_host_genome, whole genome shotgun sequence includes the following:
- the LOC121368485 gene encoding piggyBac transposable element-derived protein 3-like codes for MGGVDLFDRYLSDYRPSIRGKKWYFPFFTNALNVCATAAWRVHKELGGAETHLVFLRYIVRTLLKQVTTKRCLGTPRSVLPDIRYDGARHNQDKTSKESRCKLCWEEHILQMCKMQPATTPEVFFPVSLQSVKDVAANRCHRITQNHVQTLINLIK; via the coding sequence ATGGGAGGGGTTGACCTGTTTGATCGCTACTTGAGCGACTACAGGCCTTCAATACGTGGCAAGAAATGGTACTTCCCGTTCTTCACCAACGCGCTCAATGTCTGTGCTACAGCGGCGTGGAGAGTTCACAAGGAGCTGGGCGGCGCTGAAACTCATTTGGTATTCCTAAGATACATCGTCCGCACCCTTTTGAAGCAGGTAACTACCAAGAGATGTCTCGGGACACCACGGTCAGTTCTTCCTGACATACGGTACGACGGAGCACGGCATAACCAGGACAAAACCAGCAAGGAAAGCCGATGCAAACTGTGTTGGGAAGAACACATTCTACAGATGTGTAAAATGCAACCAGCGACTACACCAGAAGTGTTTTTTCCCGTATCACTCCAGAGCGTGAAGGATGTAGCAGCAAACCGCTGCCACCGAATTACTCAAAACCATGTGCAGACTTTAATTAATctaattaaatga